In the Methanococcus maripaludis genome, one interval contains:
- a CDS encoding ABC transporter substrate-binding protein: MKSLYILIITLLSPLANVVDIEDEYQITDILSVGAYPDLPPYTYEENGELRGFEIDLINEIAKRMELTPEFIVYNHTNEPYEAVKNKKIDCAISSNFLSPKNDDIEYSRTYLSTYEVIMCEKSQKYFRLEDLKDKKIGVLKNSEAEEKAKYLLRSMNFEIVTYDNLEDIENDLTSGNIDAAISDKHHLNYIQKENDSLKFVQELDIKYISIAINSKNPELTEKIDEILLEMEEDGTYHEIYDKWFGDLEKSL; the protein is encoded by the coding sequence ATGAAATCATTATATATATTAATTATAACACTACTCAGCCCACTTGCAAACGTTGTGGATATTGAAGACGAATATCAAATTACTGACATTTTATCTGTTGGGGCATACCCTGATCTACCGCCATATACTTACGAAGAAAACGGTGAATTGAGAGGGTTTGAGATTGATTTAATAAATGAAATAGCGAAAAGAATGGAATTAACTCCTGAATTTATAGTTTATAACCATACCAACGAACCCTATGAAGCAGTGAAAAACAAAAAAATAGACTGTGCAATATCTTCAAATTTTTTATCTCCGAAAAATGACGACATAGAATATTCAAGAACTTATCTTAGCACATATGAAGTTATAATGTGTGAAAAAAGCCAAAAATACTTCAGACTCGAAGATTTAAAAGATAAAAAAATAGGAGTACTCAAAAATTCTGAAGCTGAAGAAAAAGCAAAATATCTGCTTAGAAGTATGAATTTTGAAATAGTAACTTACGATAATCTAGAGGATATCGAAAATGATCTCACATCTGGAAATATAGATGCTGCAATTTCAGATAAACACCACTTAAATTATATTCAAAAAGAAAATGATTCGTTAAAATTCGTTCAAGAACTAGATATTAAGTACATAAGTATCGCAATAAATTCCAAAAATCCAGAATTAACTGAAAAAATCGATGAAATTCTTCTAGAAATGGAAGAAGATGGAACGTATCATGAAATATACGATAAATGGTTTGGAGATTTAGAAAAATCTCTATAA
- the gatA gene encoding Asp-tRNA(Asn)/Glu-tRNA(Gln) amidotransferase subunit GatA, with the protein MITDRVSDYLEKIEKSDVNAFIDVNSEKVLKEAEELEKNDALKNKPLYGKIVAVKSNINVKGYKISCASKTLDNYIGTYDATVVKKLRSQGALIVGMTNMDEFASGSSGETSYFGPTKNPAAMDRIPGGSSSGSAAAVAADLCDMAIGSDTGGSIRNPASHCGIVGFKPSYGVVSRQGLCDLAMSFDQIGPLTKNAEDALVLTNAIKGIDRSDSTSLETPKFEKKDISNYKVGVVKEFMDVTDEKIRNEIEKGIEVFKDMGCKIVDLSYKYIDLALPTYYLINYVEFFSATRKYDGRRYGEFIEEACGEEVLRRILIGKHISEQEFSGKYYKKALQARKSMKKEMLGLFNSADLIVGPTVPKLPHKLGENLSPMEMYAYDVLTVPTNICGICSGVVRCGNISGVPVGLQIQGAPLEDEKVLSAMIEFEKNY; encoded by the coding sequence ATGATTACTGACAGAGTTTCCGATTACTTGGAAAAAATCGAGAAGTCTGATGTTAATGCTTTTATCGATGTTAACAGCGAGAAAGTTCTAAAAGAAGCAGAAGAACTGGAAAAAAACGACGCTCTTAAGAATAAACCGCTTTATGGGAAAATAGTTGCAGTAAAATCCAACATAAATGTAAAAGGCTACAAAATATCATGTGCATCAAAAACGCTTGATAACTATATTGGAACTTATGATGCAACAGTGGTTAAAAAATTAAGATCCCAAGGGGCACTTATTGTCGGAATGACGAACATGGATGAGTTTGCAAGTGGAAGCAGTGGTGAAACTTCTTACTTTGGCCCAACAAAAAACCCGGCAGCAATGGATAGAATTCCTGGTGGAAGTAGCTCTGGAAGCGCTGCTGCAGTTGCTGCAGATCTTTGTGACATGGCAATTGGAAGTGACACTGGAGGCAGTATCAGAAACCCTGCAAGCCACTGTGGAATTGTTGGATTCAAACCTTCCTATGGTGTAGTATCAAGACAGGGTTTGTGTGATCTTGCAATGAGTTTTGACCAGATTGGCCCATTAACAAAAAATGCAGAAGATGCATTAGTTTTAACAAACGCAATAAAAGGTATTGATAGGTCTGACAGCACTTCACTCGAAACACCGAAATTCGAAAAAAAGGATATTTCAAATTACAAAGTCGGTGTCGTAAAAGAATTCATGGATGTAACTGATGAAAAAATCAGAAACGAAATTGAAAAAGGAATTGAAGTTTTCAAAGACATGGGCTGTAAAATTGTTGATTTAAGCTACAAATATATTGATCTTGCTCTTCCAACTTACTATCTCATAAACTACGTTGAATTCTTCTCTGCAACAAGAAAATACGACGGAAGACGGTACGGAGAATTCATCGAAGAAGCTTGTGGTGAAGAAGTTTTAAGACGGATATTGATTGGAAAACACATCAGTGAACAGGAATTCAGTGGAAAATACTACAAAAAAGCACTTCAGGCAAGAAAATCAATGAAGAAAGAAATGCTTGGATTATTCAACAGTGCTGATTTGATAGTTGGCCCAACTGTACCAAAACTCCCACACAAACTCGGTGAAAACTTATCACCAATGGAAATGTACGCATATGACGTTTTAACGGTTCCAACAAACATCTGTGGAATATGTTCAGGCGTTGTTAGATGTGGAAATATTAGCGGGGTTCCAGTAGGGCTACAAATCCAAGGGGCGCCGCTTGAAGATGAAAAAGTACTCAGTGCAATGATTGAATTTGAAAAAAATTATTAA
- the agcS gene encoding sodium/alanine symporter AgcS translates to MDFVSLVSVVNSFVWGPYMLVLLLGTGIFLTLRLGFMQIHTLPYALKLAFSKHQDETSEGDISHFQALMTALAATIGTGNIAGVATAYVLGGPGAIFWMWVTAFFGMATKYAEAVLAIKYRTVDDNGEMAGGPMYFLEKGLPNHGLGKILGVAFAFFGAFAAFGIGNMVQTNSVADAVASNFGIDPLVTGFVLALLTAAVILGGIKSIGKATGIIVPFMAVFYILGGLAILLMNLGYVIPAFVTIVSSAFNFDAGFGALIGTAIMWGVKRGVFSNEAGLGSAPIAAAAAKTDHPGRQALVSMTGTFLDTIIVCSITGLVLTIAGLKAFPGLSDLTGATLTAASFDALMPMGGMIVTIGLIFFAYSTVLGWSYYGEKCFEYLIGTKGIRLYRIAFVLVAFWGATASLPLVWDIADTLNGAMAIPNLIGLLLLSGVVVSETKAFNEIRKNELKKA, encoded by the coding sequence GTGGATTTTGTTTCGCTTGTTTCAGTTGTTAACAGTTTTGTTTGGGGTCCCTATATGCTTGTACTCCTTTTGGGTACCGGGATCTTTTTAACACTCAGATTGGGTTTCATGCAAATCCATACATTGCCATACGCATTAAAACTTGCATTTTCAAAACATCAGGACGAAACCTCAGAAGGGGACATCTCACACTTTCAGGCACTGATGACTGCGCTTGCAGCAACAATCGGTACAGGAAACATCGCAGGGGTTGCAACAGCATACGTTCTCGGTGGACCTGGAGCAATATTCTGGATGTGGGTCACCGCATTCTTTGGAATGGCTACAAAATATGCAGAAGCAGTTCTTGCAATTAAATACAGAACCGTTGACGACAACGGTGAAATGGCAGGAGGTCCAATGTACTTCCTTGAAAAAGGTCTTCCAAACCACGGACTTGGAAAAATTTTAGGGGTTGCATTTGCATTCTTCGGTGCGTTTGCTGCATTTGGTATTGGTAACATGGTTCAAACGAACTCAGTTGCTGATGCAGTGGCTTCAAACTTCGGTATTGATCCATTAGTTACAGGATTTGTTCTCGCATTATTAACTGCGGCAGTTATTTTAGGCGGTATTAAAAGTATTGGTAAAGCTACAGGAATTATCGTACCTTTCATGGCCGTATTTTACATATTGGGTGGATTAGCAATTCTTTTAATGAACTTAGGCTACGTTATCCCAGCGTTTGTAACAATCGTTTCTTCAGCATTTAACTTCGATGCAGGATTCGGTGCATTAATCGGTACCGCAATCATGTGGGGGGTTAAAAGAGGTGTATTTTCAAACGAAGCAGGTCTTGGTTCCGCACCAATTGCAGCAGCAGCTGCTAAAACAGACCACCCTGGAAGACAGGCATTAGTTTCAATGACTGGTACATTCCTCGATACAATTATTGTATGTTCAATTACAGGATTAGTTTTAACAATCGCAGGTTTAAAAGCATTCCCTGGTCTTTCTGACTTGACGGGTGCAACTTTAACCGCAGCTTCATTTGATGCATTGATGCCAATGGGTGGAATGATTGTTACAATCGGTTTGATCTTCTTCGCATACTCAACAGTTCTTGGATGGTCATACTACGGTGAAAAATGTTTCGAATATTTAATCGGTACAAAAGGAATTAGGCTCTACAGAATTGCATTCGTTTTAGTTGCTTTCTGGGGTGCAACCGCAAGCTTACCACTTGTATGGGACATTGCAGATACATTAAACGGTGCAATGGCAATTCCAAACTTGATCGGTTTATTATTACTTTCCGGAGTAGTTGTTAGCGAAACAAAAGCTTTCAACGAAATAAGGAAAAATGAACTTAAAAAAGCTTAA
- the alr gene encoding alanine racemase, with product MVSHPIWAEIDLSAIKNNIQEIRRITNPKSQVMAVVKANAYGHGAIEVSKVCLENGADRLAVARSTEALELRNAGITCPILVFGYCTEEEIEKMVENDITLTVYSFETAESIQKIAEKLGKHSKIHIKVDTGMGRLGFLPKKEAIETIKKIMELKNIKIEGIYTHFADADNSDKSYTTMQFSRFTNFLHNLEENEIFIPIKHASNSAAIIDHPETHLNLVRPGIILYGLYPSELVHKERINLKPAMSLKVLITHVKEVPENTKISYGCTFETKKPSKIASLPIGYADGFTRMLKDGYVLIHGSRVPVIGRICMDQCMIDVSDIENVQVGDVVTIFGTQENEKIPIEEFGEKLGTINYELVCMVAGRVPRKYLP from the coding sequence ATGGTTTCACATCCGATCTGGGCAGAAATTGATTTAAGCGCAATTAAAAACAATATCCAAGAAATAAGAAGAATTACAAACCCCAAATCCCAGGTAATGGCAGTAGTAAAGGCAAACGCTTATGGGCACGGTGCAATCGAAGTTTCAAAAGTATGTCTTGAAAATGGGGCCGATAGACTTGCAGTCGCACGTTCAACCGAAGCTCTTGAACTGAGAAATGCAGGAATAACGTGCCCTATACTCGTATTTGGTTATTGCACTGAAGAAGAAATTGAAAAAATGGTTGAAAATGATATAACTTTGACAGTTTATTCATTTGAAACTGCAGAATCAATTCAAAAAATTGCTGAGAAATTAGGAAAACATTCAAAAATCCATATCAAAGTAGATACTGGAATGGGAAGGCTTGGATTTCTGCCCAAAAAAGAAGCTATAGAAACCATAAAAAAAATCATGGAACTTAAAAATATCAAAATTGAAGGAATTTACACGCATTTTGCGGATGCCGACAATTCCGATAAATCATATACCACAATGCAATTTTCAAGATTTACGAATTTCTTACACAATCTTGAAGAAAATGAAATTTTTATTCCAATAAAACACGCATCAAATAGCGCTGCAATAATTGATCACCCCGAAACACATCTCAATCTAGTAAGGCCCGGAATTATCCTTTATGGACTTTACCCCTCAGAATTAGTCCATAAAGAACGAATTAATTTAAAACCTGCAATGAGTTTGAAGGTACTTATAACTCACGTAAAAGAAGTTCCAGAAAACACAAAAATAAGTTATGGATGCACATTTGAAACCAAAAAACCCTCAAAAATTGCTTCACTGCCAATAGGCTATGCCGATGGATTTACAAGAATGTTAAAGGATGGATACGTCTTGATTCACGGATCAAGAGTTCCAGTTATTGGTAGAATCTGTATGGATCAGTGCATGATCGATGTTTCAGATATTGAAAATGTCCAAGTGGGGGACGTTGTTACAATATTTGGAACTCAGGAAAACGAAAAAATCCCAATTGAAGAATTTGGAGAAAAATTGGGAACCATAAATTATGAACTCGTATGTATGGTGGCAGGTAGGGTTCCAAGAAAATACCTGCCATAA
- the ald gene encoding alanine dehydrogenase, which translates to MLIGVPKEIKNNENRVAITPAGVEAFVLAGHKVYIEKAAGLGSAITDEEYVSAGAEILETAKEVFDIAEMIIKVKEPLESEFELFKEGQILFTYLHLAPEPQLTKALLDKKITGIAYETVQLDDRSLPLLTPMSEVAGRMSIQLGAQFLEKQEGGKGVLLGGVPGVEPAEVVIVGGGIVGTNAAKIAIGMGAKVTILDVNTRRLAYLDELFGNKITTLMSNSFNISKAVKKADLLVGCVLIPGAKAPKLVSEEMVKTMQPGSVIVDVAIDQGGSIETIDRITTHDNPTYEKYGVIHYAVANIPGAVARTSTFALTNVTLSYALQIANKGYKQALIENPALLKGLNTINGKVTYEAVAKAHDLPYTPVEKAINE; encoded by the coding sequence ATGCTAATTGGAGTACCAAAAGAAATCAAAAACAATGAAAACAGGGTAGCTATCACACCAGCGGGTGTAGAGGCTTTCGTTTTAGCCGGACACAAAGTATACATCGAAAAAGCTGCAGGTCTTGGAAGCGCAATTACTGATGAAGAGTATGTATCTGCAGGTGCTGAAATATTGGAAACTGCAAAAGAAGTATTCGACATTGCAGAAATGATAATTAAAGTTAAAGAACCACTCGAATCAGAATTTGAACTTTTCAAAGAAGGACAAATATTATTCACATACTTGCACTTGGCACCAGAACCACAGCTCACAAAAGCACTTCTCGACAAAAAAATCACAGGAATTGCATACGAAACAGTTCAGCTCGATGACAGAAGCTTACCTCTTTTAACTCCAATGAGTGAAGTTGCAGGAAGAATGTCAATCCAACTCGGTGCACAATTCTTGGAAAAACAAGAAGGCGGTAAAGGTGTTTTATTAGGTGGTGTTCCTGGAGTAGAGCCTGCTGAAGTTGTAATTGTTGGTGGAGGAATCGTTGGTACAAACGCTGCAAAAATTGCAATCGGAATGGGTGCAAAAGTAACAATTTTAGATGTTAACACAAGAAGACTCGCATACTTAGACGAACTCTTTGGAAACAAAATCACAACTTTGATGTCAAACAGCTTCAACATTTCAAAAGCAGTTAAAAAAGCAGATTTACTCGTAGGATGTGTTTTAATCCCTGGTGCAAAAGCTCCAAAATTAGTTTCAGAAGAAATGGTTAAAACAATGCAGCCAGGTTCAGTAATTGTTGATGTTGCAATCGACCAAGGTGGATCAATCGAAACAATTGACAGAATCACAACCCACGACAACCCAACTTACGAAAAATACGGAGTTATTCACTACGCAGTTGCAAACATCCCTGGAGCAGTTGCAAGAACCTCAACGTTCGCGTTAACAAACGTTACACTCTCTTACGCATTACAGATCGCAAACAAAGGATACAAACAAGCATTAATTGAAAACCCTGCTTTATTAAAAGGATTAAACACAATCAACGGAAAAGTAACTTACGAAGCAGTTGCAAAAGCACACGATTTACCATACACTCCTGTGGAAAAAGCTATAAATGAATAA
- a CDS encoding prephenate dehydrogenase — protein sequence MIISIIGGTDGLGKWFASFLKNKGYDVIVSGRDLIKGKDVEEELGVKYINDNIDAAKKGDIVIISVPINVTENVIKEVAPHVKVGSLLIDITSIKERPSELMKEFSKSGVFVLPTHPMFGPETPSLNRQVVILTPIEKEKNPFFEKVKEFLENEGAKVIVVSPKEHDKIMGVVQGLTHFVYISLGSTLKDLGIDIKESKNFASPIYELMINIIARIIGQNPYLYADIQMHNPQIKTIHDTFIKNCENISEIVQNKDRDSFVENMKNSAKHFGNETKRGLNCSNKAVYAISKETEKLLKSIGKEIGLKHIYSENVHYGILKEIYSDNIVLKQNEKEVILNISNVSLMENKELEDWKIENLEKYFVDISVLFKKDIDLSIILELLTHKFEIEVIDTYSGDKIDENELSATFRINSYEKDDLKTLEEIFNEIIKNIGGKLRY from the coding sequence ATGATAATTTCGATAATCGGCGGAACTGACGGGCTTGGAAAATGGTTTGCGTCATTTCTTAAAAACAAAGGCTACGATGTAATCGTATCTGGAAGAGATTTGATAAAAGGAAAAGATGTTGAAGAAGAACTTGGTGTAAAATATATAAATGACAACATCGATGCTGCAAAAAAAGGAGATATCGTAATAATTTCTGTTCCAATAAATGTAACTGAAAACGTGATTAAAGAAGTTGCTCCGCATGTAAAAGTAGGTTCACTTTTAATAGATATCACTTCGATAAAAGAAAGGCCTTCAGAATTGATGAAAGAGTTTTCAAAGAGTGGCGTATTTGTACTCCCAACACACCCAATGTTTGGGCCAGAAACTCCTTCGTTAAATCGGCAGGTTGTAATTCTCACACCAATTGAAAAGGAAAAAAATCCATTTTTTGAAAAAGTTAAGGAATTTTTGGAAAATGAAGGAGCAAAGGTAATTGTCGTTTCCCCAAAAGAACACGACAAAATCATGGGTGTGGTTCAGGGCTTAACTCATTTTGTATATATTTCACTTGGATCAACCTTAAAAGATCTTGGAATCGATATAAAAGAATCCAAAAACTTTGCATCGCCAATTTACGAACTCATGATAAATATTATTGCAAGGATAATCGGACAAAACCCGTACCTCTATGCAGATATCCAGATGCACAACCCGCAGATAAAAACTATTCATGATACATTCATCAAAAACTGCGAAAATATAAGTGAAATCGTCCAAAATAAAGATAGAGATAGTTTTGTAGAAAACATGAAAAATTCTGCAAAACATTTTGGAAATGAAACTAAAAGAGGACTTAACTGCTCTAACAAAGCAGTTTACGCAATTTCAAAAGAAACTGAAAAATTATTAAAATCTATTGGAAAAGAAATCGGTCTAAAACATATTTATTCTGAAAACGTGCACTATGGCATTTTAAAAGAAATTTACTCTGACAATATCGTTTTAAAACAGAACGAAAAGGAAGTAATTTTAAATATTTCAAACGTTTCATTGATGGAAAATAAGGAACTTGAAGATTGGAAAATTGAAAATTTAGAAAAATATTTCGTAGATATTTCAGTATTATTTAAAAAAGACATTGATTTAAGCATAATTCTTGAATTGCTAACCCATAAATTTGAAATTGAAGTAATTGACACATATTCTGGAGATAAAATTGATGAAAATGAATTAAGTGCAACTTTCAGGATAAATTCTTATGAAAAAGACGATTTGAAGACATTGGAAGAAATTTTCAATGAAATTATCAAAAATATCGGTGGAAAATTAAGATATTAA
- the thsA gene encoding thermosome subunit alpha, with translation MAQPGVLPENMKRYMGRDAQRMNILAGRIIAETVRSTLGPKGMDKMLVDDLGDVVVTNDGVTILREMSVEHPAAKMLIEVAKTQEKEVGDGTTTAVVVAGELLRKAEELLDQNVHPTIVVKGYQMAAAKAQELLKAIACEVGAQDKEILTKIAMTSITGKGAEKAKEQLADIIVDAVSAVVDENGKVDKDLIKIEKKSGASIDDTELIKGVLVDKERVSAQMPKKVVDAKIALLNCAIEIKETETDAEIRITDPAKLMEFIEQEEKMLKDMVAEIKASGANVLFCQKGIDDLAQHYLAKEGIVAARRVKKSDMEKLAKATGANVITNIKDLSAQDLGDAGLVEERKISGDSMIFVEECKHPKAVTMLIRGTTEHVIEEVARAVDDAVGVVSCTIEDGRIVAGGGSTEVELSMKLREYAEGISGREQLAVRAFADALEVIPRTLAENAGLDAIEILVRVRAAHASNGNKCAGLNVFTGEVEDMCANGVVEPLRVKTQAIQSAAESTEMLLRIDDVIAAEKLRGGPDMGDMGGMGGMGGMPGMM, from the coding sequence ATGGCACAACCAGGAGTTTTACCTGAAAACATGAAGAGATACATGGGAAGAGATGCTCAAAGAATGAACATCTTAGCGGGAAGAATCATCGCAGAAACAGTAAGATCAACACTCGGTCCAAAAGGAATGGACAAAATGTTAGTCGACGACTTAGGGGACGTTGTTGTTACAAACGACGGTGTTACAATCTTAAGAGAAATGAGTGTAGAACACCCTGCAGCTAAAATGTTAATCGAAGTTGCAAAAACACAGGAAAAAGAAGTTGGCGACGGTACAACAACAGCTGTTGTAGTTGCTGGTGAATTATTGAGAAAAGCTGAAGAATTATTGGACCAAAATGTACACCCAACAATTGTTGTAAAAGGATACCAAATGGCTGCAGCAAAAGCTCAAGAATTGTTAAAAGCAATTGCTTGCGAAGTTGGAGCTCAAGACAAAGAAATTTTAACAAAAATCGCAATGACCTCAATTACTGGAAAAGGTGCTGAAAAAGCTAAAGAACAATTAGCTGACATCATCGTTGACGCAGTTTCAGCAGTAGTTGACGAAAACGGAAAAGTTGACAAAGACTTAATCAAAATTGAGAAAAAATCAGGCGCATCAATCGACGACACCGAATTAATCAAAGGTGTTTTAGTTGACAAAGAAAGAGTAAGCGCTCAAATGCCTAAAAAAGTTGTTGACGCAAAAATTGCACTCTTAAACTGTGCAATTGAAATCAAAGAAACAGAAACAGATGCAGAAATCAGAATCACTGACCCTGCAAAATTAATGGAATTCATCGAACAAGAAGAAAAAATGTTAAAAGACATGGTTGCTGAAATCAAAGCAAGCGGTGCAAACGTTTTATTCTGCCAAAAAGGAATCGATGACTTAGCACAACACTACTTAGCTAAAGAAGGAATCGTAGCTGCAAGAAGAGTTAAAAAATCCGACATGGAAAAATTAGCTAAAGCTACCGGTGCTAACGTAATTACAAACATCAAAGACTTATCAGCTCAAGACTTGGGTGATGCAGGTCTCGTTGAAGAAAGAAAAATCTCCGGAGACTCAATGATCTTCGTAGAAGAATGCAAACACCCTAAAGCAGTTACAATGCTCATCAGAGGTACAACTGAACATGTAATCGAAGAAGTTGCAAGAGCAGTAGATGATGCTGTTGGTGTAGTAAGCTGTACGATCGAAGATGGTAGAATCGTAGCTGGTGGAGGTTCAACAGAAGTTGAATTATCCATGAAATTAAGAGAATACGCAGAAGGAATCAGCGGAAGAGAACAACTCGCAGTTAGAGCATTCGCGGATGCTTTAGAAGTAATCCCAAGAACCTTAGCTGAAAACGCAGGACTCGATGCAATCGAAATCCTCGTTAGAGTTAGAGCAGCACACGCAAGCAACGGCAACAAGTGCGCAGGTTTAAACGTATTCACTGGAGAAGTTGAAGACATGTGTGCAAACGGTGTTGTTGAACCATTAAGAGTTAAAACACAAGCAATCCAATCAGCAGCTGAATCAACAGAAATGTTACTCAGAATCGACGATGTAATTGCTGCAGAAAAATTAAGAGGAGGCCCTGACATGGGCGACATGGGCGGAATGGGTGGCATGGGCGGAATGCCAGGAATGATGTAA
- a CDS encoding DUF2226 domain-containing protein, with the protein MLRKSFLRDMEKIDSSIVGIGEITANGINNAVFAHVTNDKEKAKAAIDSLLSAEDISNEIQKKCIKIIALQQPVFASDLKIVMSIIKILTKFKELRNTALDIAHKTLQNELKYSPEEVEYFSTLGEYLTFAIKNMISMYFLKNHTGLDDFKVCIGEFEKLCGDTKEILKGYSIDEFYTVYDDKEPKFSYLKSGLMRYTGKSALEVFDEKIYRNITEFEVSIYLLNEQDMEFFSNNYHDIGLEPKKEVIKQEFDRESLLKQLNIKAPTDEEIDSLVESCFESEEDIEFKKSIVVREVSNFLDGYLNSVQHTFDLEIYNEKNQLKCICNINVKKKKFFGLLGNNFDTFYIKNNLNEIISKHTDADVLINITTD; encoded by the coding sequence ATGTTAAGAAAATCATTTTTACGAGACATGGAAAAAATAGACAGCTCTATTGTCGGAATTGGAGAAATCACTGCAAATGGGATAAATAACGCTGTTTTTGCACATGTAACAAACGATAAAGAAAAGGCAAAGGCTGCAATAGATTCTTTGCTTTCTGCAGAAGACATATCTAACGAAATTCAAAAAAAGTGTATAAAGATAATCGCACTTCAACAGCCGGTTTTTGCATCTGATTTAAAAATTGTAATGTCGATAATCAAGATTCTAACGAAATTCAAGGAACTTAGAAATACAGCTTTAGATATTGCGCATAAAACTTTACAGAATGAATTGAAATACTCCCCAGAAGAGGTAGAATATTTCAGCACACTTGGAGAATATTTAACGTTTGCAATAAAAAATATGATTTCGATGTATTTTTTAAAAAATCACACTGGATTAGATGATTTTAAGGTATGTATTGGAGAATTTGAAAAACTTTGCGGGGACACGAAAGAAATATTGAAAGGATATTCTATCGATGAATTTTACACGGTTTATGATGATAAAGAACCTAAGTTTTCTTATTTAAAAAGTGGATTGATGCGATATACTGGTAAATCCGCTTTGGAAGTTTTTGATGAGAAAATATACCGTAATATAACTGAATTTGAAGTTTCCATATATTTACTTAATGAACAGGACATGGAATTTTTTTCAAATAATTATCATGATATAGGTCTCGAACCTAAAAAAGAAGTTATAAAACAGGAATTTGATCGGGAAAGTCTATTAAAACAGTTAAATATCAAAGCTCCAACTGATGAGGAAATAGATTCGCTCGTAGAATCGTGTTTTGAATCCGAAGAGGATATTGAATTTAAAAAGTCAATCGTGGTTCGGGAAGTCAGTAATTTTTTAGATGGATATTTGAATAGTGTTCAGCATACGTTTGATTTGGAGATATATAATGAAAAAAATCAATTAAAATGTATATGTAATATAAATGTAAAGAAAAAAAAGTTTTTTGGACTTTTGGGGAATAATTTCGATACTTTTTACATTAAAAATAATTTAAATGAAATTATATCTAAACACACAGATGCAGACGTTTTAATCAATATTACAACAGACTAG
- a CDS encoding segregation/condensation protein A produces MEFDLWVRIIKESIEKKDVDPWNINISEITDEYLGTIKELRRFDIRLSADVVLVAGILLRLKSQVLYGECENAFNEEEEEVYEDDYRDDDYTEPEAVEKPKKETAKEVNPESMTLDGLISTLKTELKKIKDTKPRKKREVVRPTALYNLVEEMIEEDDISDIMEFLVLELKKSGGKFTFQNKFKTREEIIKNFLPALYLANDGKIDIGQENLFEELNLELKK; encoded by the coding sequence ATGGAGTTTGACCTCTGGGTTAGGATCATTAAAGAAAGCATTGAAAAAAAGGATGTTGATCCGTGGAATATCAACATTTCCGAAATAACAGATGAATACCTTGGAACAATAAAAGAACTTAGAAGATTTGATATACGGCTATCTGCCGATGTAGTTTTAGTTGCAGGAATTCTTTTAAGATTAAAATCGCAGGTACTCTACGGTGAATGTGAAAATGCATTTAATGAAGAAGAGGAAGAAGTTTACGAAGATGATTATCGAGATGACGATTATACCGAGCCTGAAGCTGTAGAAAAACCTAAAAAAGAAACAGCTAAAGAGGTTAATCCCGAAAGCATGACATTAGATGGTTTGATCAGTACCCTTAAAACGGAACTTAAAAAAATTAAGGATACAAAGCCAAGAAAAAAACGAGAAGTTGTAAGGCCAACTGCACTGTATAATCTCGTCGAAGAGATGATTGAAGAAGACGATATTTCGGATATCATGGAATTTTTGGTTTTAGAACTTAAAAAATCGGGCGGAAAATTTACATTTCAGAATAAATTTAAGACCAGAGAAGAAATTATAAAGAATTTTTTGCCTGCATTATACCTTGCAAACGATGGAAAAATTGACATCGGTCAGGAAAATCTGTTTGAAGAATTAAATTTGGAATTAAAGAAATAA